The following are encoded in a window of Fretibacter rubidus genomic DNA:
- a CDS encoding DUF1508 domain-containing protein: protein MAEKQNDDYKAIGFYKKAAADRQRGFVKFEDGDLHYFTYLSGGEIGFISQGYTSVAGRDNGIESVRKNMKDEKRYRISKNGSQYRYGLFAGNGQEIAVGPNARTEKSAQEMADRVMGKAPTKPAKAKATKAKAAPKKTKTDGRIENYKPLAFYQQRSAKLQDGFGSFSDDDAHYFTYNKSGKIVLISESYTSKAARDNGIVSVKKNMPIKERYEHHRHKNGKYYFDLNAGNRQEIATSIWYGSSAAALAGAAALRGEVEAKPAKAKAAQSKVAKPKAANVEDNYHPLAFYEKHGNKVKDGFDTFEHNGAHYFTYNRAGKIVLISESYPTKAARETGRASTEKNMKLEKRYDYRSLKNGKHDYRIKAGNGKEVARSVWYGSAAAAATGAAYLLGKRKAAAKPKSKPKAAPIAAAAPVIAAAAKAAPTKDKRDKDDDYLACKEYHDRDVNDKANNVALFRHENGKFYFALYDDDGDVRLRSEGFISAKDRDQELSGVLRLKDDERYYKRITKGAHYLDVLYDETGREVGRSCLKKVAAAAVAAPIAAAAVAAAAPAVAAAPVAATTAATAAATGATGAGIWGWLKWVLLGLLALLALLLLSRCFAGGDNLAAPVDVPDPAVQMVSCWDGTEAANQAACPTKIDCWDGSVAASLSACPVQPEPEPAPEPDPMPEPIAVPEPVVAAPQATVSAPEPARMVAGAITRMCGPSDITLFNVPSFETPRPIRYLGSNPQFGNSHGLSPRQFYEKLNTAYNSGGVDRAFLNYMARALGYSGFRAMDASMFSEDSLAFGETGLLGFSQMHALQYSKLNTNDRDREAFRVQSANGQDVHFMKTCGNYMYVCQ from the coding sequence GTGGCTGAAAAACAAAATGATGATTACAAAGCAATTGGATTTTATAAAAAAGCGGCGGCTGATCGCCAGCGCGGATTTGTAAAGTTTGAAGATGGCGATTTACATTACTTCACATATTTAAGCGGCGGAGAGATTGGATTTATTTCCCAAGGCTATACCTCTGTTGCGGGTCGCGATAACGGCATCGAGTCTGTTCGTAAGAATATGAAAGATGAAAAACGCTACCGTATTTCTAAAAATGGATCGCAATATCGTTACGGACTTTTTGCAGGTAATGGACAAGAAATTGCTGTCGGCCCCAACGCGCGCACGGAAAAGTCAGCGCAAGAGATGGCTGACCGCGTGATGGGGAAAGCCCCGACTAAGCCAGCCAAAGCAAAAGCCACGAAAGCAAAAGCGGCTCCTAAAAAAACTAAAACTGACGGACGCATTGAAAATTACAAACCGCTCGCTTTTTATCAACAACGCTCTGCCAAGCTGCAAGACGGATTTGGCAGCTTTAGCGACGATGACGCGCATTATTTCACCTATAATAAATCCGGCAAGATTGTTCTTATTTCCGAGAGTTATACCTCCAAGGCGGCTCGCGATAACGGCATTGTGTCTGTTAAGAAAAACATGCCTATCAAAGAGCGCTATGAGCATCACCGCCATAAAAATGGAAAATATTATTTCGATTTGAACGCCGGTAACCGCCAAGAAATTGCGACGTCAATTTGGTATGGAAGTTCCGCTGCGGCGCTTGCTGGAGCGGCAGCGCTTCGCGGCGAGGTTGAAGCCAAGCCTGCAAAAGCGAAAGCGGCCCAATCCAAAGTGGCTAAGCCCAAAGCGGCGAATGTTGAGGATAATTACCATCCACTCGCCTTTTATGAAAAGCACGGCAATAAAGTCAAAGACGGTTTTGATACCTTTGAGCATAATGGCGCCCATTACTTTACCTATAACCGTGCAGGCAAGATTGTCCTGATTTCAGAAAGCTATCCAACGAAGGCGGCGCGCGAAACAGGACGGGCCTCGACCGAAAAAAACATGAAGCTGGAAAAGCGTTATGATTATCGTAGCTTAAAGAACGGCAAGCATGATTACCGCATTAAAGCGGGTAACGGTAAAGAAGTTGCGCGGTCCGTCTGGTACGGCTCTGCTGCTGCAGCGGCGACAGGCGCGGCATATCTTTTGGGTAAGCGTAAAGCGGCCGCCAAGCCGAAATCCAAACCTAAAGCGGCCCCCATCGCGGCTGCGGCTCCCGTTATCGCGGCGGCAGCGAAAGCGGCTCCAACAAAAGATAAGCGTGATAAGGACGATGATTACCTCGCGTGTAAAGAATATCATGACCGCGATGTGAATGACAAAGCCAATAATGTTGCCTTGTTCCGTCATGAGAACGGTAAATTTTATTTTGCGCTTTACGATGATGACGGTGACGTACGCCTTCGTAGTGAAGGCTTCATTAGCGCCAAAGACCGCGACCAAGAATTATCGGGTGTTCTGCGTCTCAAAGATGACGAGCGTTATTATAAACGGATTACCAAAGGGGCTCATTATCTGGATGTCCTTTATGACGAAACGGGCCGTGAGGTGGGACGGTCTTGTTTGAAAAAAGTTGCGGCTGCGGCTGTGGCTGCACCAATTGCCGCGGCGGCTGTTGCAGCGGCGGCTCCTGCTGTTGCAGCTGCGCCCGTTGCGGCGACCACGGCGGCGACGGCTGCTGCCACAGGGGCCACTGGCGCTGGTATTTGGGGATGGCTGAAATGGGTATTGCTGGGGCTTCTGGCTTTGCTTGCGCTGTTGTTGCTAAGCCGTTGTTTCGCCGGTGGTGATAATCTCGCCGCACCCGTTGATGTACCAGACCCTGCCGTTCAAATGGTGTCCTGTTGGGACGGGACAGAGGCTGCAAATCAAGCAGCTTGCCCGACCAAAATTGATTGTTGGGACGGTAGTGTCGCGGCCTCACTTTCGGCCTGTCCAGTGCAGCCAGAACCCGAGCCTGCTCCAGAACCAGATCCGATGCCAGAGCCTATTGCTGTCCCCGAGCCAGTTGTAGCAGCGCCGCAAGCCACAGTGTCAGCGCCAGAACCAGCGCGCATGGTCGCCGGAGCGATCACGCGCATGTGCGGACCAAGCGATATCACATTGTTTAATGTGCCGAGCTTTGAAACTCCGCGCCCGATTCGCTATCTTGGTTCCAACCCGCAATTTGGAAATAGTCATGGTCTGTCCCCGCGTCAGTTTTATGAAAAGCTGAACACGGCCTATAACTCTGGTGGTGTCGATCGTGCGTTTTTGAACTATATGGCCCGCGCTTTGGGCTATAGCGGGTTTCGCGCTATGGACGCGTCGATGTTTAGCGAAGATAGTCTAGCGTTTGGCGAGACAGGATTGCTTGG
- a CDS encoding replication-associated recombination protein A, producing the protein MSDLFQSAGLDGDAPRPLADRLRPQSLSDVVGQDHIIGPNAPLGRMLASGRMASIILWGPPGVGKTTIARLLADHADLEFVQLSAVFSGVADLRKAFEAAKARRATGQGTLLFVDEIHRFNKAQQDGFLPFVEEGIVTLVGATTENPSFELNSALLSRAQVMVLNRIDGPSMTQLLERAEAHMDRALPLTDEGREALINYADGDGRYGLNLAEEIFALDPHQKLDAKAVAAVLQKRAPAYDKKADSHYNIISALHKSIRGSDPDAALYWFARMLSGGEDPLYIARRLIRMASEDIGLADPLALMIANEAMVTYRTLGSPEGELALAHAVVHMATAPKSNAVYTAFKSAMKVAAQTGSLAPPAHILNAPTKLMKDIGYGAGYKYDHDVEGSFSGQNYFPEGMNRQQFYAPKGAGREAQIAARLAEWAKKRDGD; encoded by the coding sequence TTGAGCGATTTATTTCAAAGCGCGGGACTAGACGGAGACGCGCCGCGTCCGCTGGCAGATAGGCTGCGGCCACAAAGCCTTAGCGACGTTGTTGGCCAAGACCATATCATCGGCCCTAATGCGCCGCTGGGGCGGATGTTGGCATCGGGGCGTATGGCCTCTATTATTTTATGGGGACCGCCCGGTGTTGGTAAAACGACCATTGCGCGACTTCTTGCCGATCATGCGGATTTGGAATTTGTGCAGCTATCGGCTGTGTTCTCTGGCGTGGCGGATTTACGCAAAGCCTTTGAGGCCGCCAAAGCAAGGCGGGCCACAGGGCAGGGCACATTATTATTTGTCGACGAGATTCACCGTTTCAACAAAGCCCAACAAGACGGTTTTCTACCCTTTGTCGAAGAAGGCATTGTAACCCTTGTCGGGGCCACAACAGAGAACCCGTCATTTGAGCTTAACTCCGCCTTGTTATCGCGCGCACAAGTTATGGTGTTAAACCGTATTGACGGGCCTTCTATGACCCAATTACTTGAGCGCGCCGAAGCGCATATGGACCGTGCTTTGCCACTGACCGATGAGGGAAGAGAGGCGTTAATTAATTACGCCGATGGGGACGGTCGTTATGGTCTAAATTTGGCCGAAGAAATTTTCGCGCTCGACCCGCATCAAAAACTTGACGCCAAAGCCGTGGCCGCTGTTTTGCAAAAACGCGCGCCCGCCTATGACAAAAAAGCGGACAGTCATTACAATATAATTTCGGCTTTGCATAAGTCTATTCGTGGCTCTGATCCCGATGCTGCGCTGTATTGGTTTGCACGGATGTTGTCGGGCGGTGAAGACCCGCTCTATATTGCACGCCGCCTTATCCGTATGGCGTCCGAGGATATTGGCCTTGCTGATCCGCTGGCGCTGATGATCGCCAATGAAGCAATGGTCACTTACCGCACATTGGGATCCCCCGAAGGAGAACTGGCGTTGGCCCATGCGGTGGTGCATATGGCAACCGCGCCAAAATCCAACGCGGTATATACGGCGTTTAAATCCGCCATGAAAGTGGCCGCGCAGACGGGATCACTCGCGCCGCCCGCCCATATACTCAACGCGCCGACCAAACTTATGAAAGATATTGGCTACGGCGCGGGTTATAAATATGACCACGATGTTGAGGGCAGTTTTTCGGGTCAAAATTATTTTCCCGAGGGCATGAACCGCCAGCAATTTTACGCCCCCAAAGGGGCGGGCCGCGAGGCCCAAATTGCCGCGCGCCTAGCAGAATGGGCGAAAAAACGAGACGGTGATTAA
- a CDS encoding Do family serine endopeptidase, which translates to MKRLALSILSATTLALSSSFAVAKPPLLSMPKADRIVPDSQLQVQLSYAPVVKDTAPAVVNVFTSRTVRTRSRLSFFDMMRDMRRAPTERVQNSLGSGVIVRDNGVVVTNAHVVKGADELRVVLNDRREFVAKVIAQDEEIDLAVLQIDTKGERLPTLSISEDDSLEIGDIVLAIGNPFGVGQTVTSGIVSALGRTNVTDVSSFIQTDAAVNPGNSGGALVNLDGRLIGVNTAIFSRSGGSNGIGFAIPGELVARAVDSAVTEGRIVRPWLGARTSAVDSALAATLGMDRARGAIISEIYPDGPADKAGLKSRDVILSIDGSDVNDDSGLRFRLATLPLGSSAKVVFMRDGRERTKTIKADIPQEIPARDERFLDGYHPLDGATVVNMSPALGEEINVDPYLRGVMVLSLARRSAAYSNGLRPTDVILTLNDTDITSARQLERLLIAAEDSEDWSLSIDRRGKIYDVPVRYLPRAN; encoded by the coding sequence ATGAAACGATTAGCCCTCTCCATCTTAAGCGCCACAACGTTGGCTTTATCCTCAAGCTTTGCGGTCGCGAAACCGCCTTTGCTGTCTATGCCTAAAGCTGACCGGATTGTGCCTGATAGCCAATTACAGGTGCAGCTGTCATACGCCCCTGTGGTCAAAGACACCGCCCCCGCCGTGGTTAATGTTTTTACCTCTCGCACGGTGCGCACGCGCTCTCGGCTATCGTTTTTTGATATGATGCGCGATATGCGCCGCGCGCCAACGGAACGGGTGCAAAACTCGCTCGGTTCTGGCGTTATAGTGCGCGATAATGGTGTGGTGGTGACCAATGCCCATGTCGTCAAAGGCGCGGATGAGTTGCGTGTCGTGCTAAACGACCGCCGTGAATTTGTCGCCAAAGTCATCGCCCAAGATGAAGAAATTGATTTGGCCGTCTTGCAAATCGACACGAAAGGCGAACGCCTTCCAACGCTGTCAATCTCGGAAGATGACAGTTTGGAAATCGGTGACATTGTTCTGGCGATTGGCAACCCTTTTGGTGTTGGCCAAACGGTGACCAGCGGGATTGTATCCGCGCTGGGCCGCACCAATGTGACCGATGTATCGTCCTTTATTCAAACGGACGCGGCGGTGAACCCCGGTAATTCTGGTGGCGCGTTGGTGAATTTGGATGGACGCCTTATTGGTGTGAACACTGCTATTTTTTCGCGCTCTGGCGGCTCTAACGGGATTGGCTTTGCGATACCGGGCGAACTTGTGGCGCGCGCTGTCGATAGTGCCGTGACCGAAGGTCGTATTGTGCGGCCGTGGCTTGGCGCGCGTACAAGCGCTGTGGATAGCGCGCTGGCGGCGACGCTGGGCATGGACCGTGCGCGCGGCGCGATTATATCGGAAATTTATCCAGACGGCCCCGCTGATAAAGCGGGCTTAAAAAGTCGCGACGTTATTCTGTCGATTGACGGATCTGATGTGAATGATGATAGCGGACTTCGCTTTCGATTGGCGACATTGCCGCTTGGGTCCTCCGCCAAAGTCGTCTTTATGCGCGACGGCCGGGAGCGGACAAAGACTATCAAAGCTGATATTCCCCAAGAAATTCCTGCACGCGATGAACGGTTCCTTGATGGGTATCATCCGCTTGACGGGGCGACGGTTGTGAACATGTCCCCTGCGCTTGGTGAAGAAATTAATGTTGATCCTTATCTGCGCGGCGTCATGGTCTTGTCACTGGCGCGCCGCAGTGCTGCCTATAGCAATGGTCTGCGGCCAACCGATGTTATTTTGACGCTAAATGATACCGATATCACCTCTGCAAGGCAGTTAGAACGTTTATTAATTGCAGCAGAAGATAGCGAAGATTGGAGCCTGTCTATTGACCGTCGCGGCAAGATTTACGACGTTCCCGTGCGTTACCTTCCGCGCGCAAATTAG